The stretch of DNA CGCGATCGTCTACACGGCCGACGTGTTCGACCGCGCCGCGATCGATACCGTCATCGAGCACGACCTGCCGGTCAACTGCGGCTCGCCCGACATGATCGACCAGTACGGCGAGCGTTGCCAAGCGCTCGGCCGGCGCCACGGCGTGACGCTACGCATCAACCCGGGCTTCGGTCACGGCCATAGCCAGAAGACCAACACGGGCGGCGAGGGCTCGAAGCACGGCGTCTGGCACACCGAGGTGGCCGACTGCGTCGCCCGCGCCGAGCGCTGGGGCCTACGCGTCACTGGCGTGCACATGCACATCGGCTCGGGGACCGACATGTCGCACCTCCACAAGGTCGGCGAAGCGCTCGAGCGCATCGCGCTGGAGGTCGGCTCCAGCGTGCTCACCATCTCCGCCGGCGGCGGCCTCAGCACCCCCTACCGCGGCGACGAACCGCCGATCGATGTCGCTGGCTACTACAACACCTGGAACGCCGTCCGCGAAAGACTAGCCAGTGCGTTCGGCCACGCGGTGAACCTCGAGATCGAACCCGGCCGCTACCTCGTCGCCGAGTCGGGCGCCCTTCTCACCGAAGTCCGCGCCGTCAAGAAGCAAGGCACGCTCAACTACGTCCTCGTCGACGCCGGCTTCAACAACCTCGCGCGACCGGCGATGTACGGCGCGTACCATCCTGTGTCGATGTGCCCGGCGGGGAGCGGGCAGGACAAAGAAGGTGGCTCGTCAGCAACTACTGCCGACTGCCCACCGCCGACTGCCGACTTCGTCATCGCCGGCCCCCTCTGCGAGTCCGGCGACGTCTTCACGCAAAAAGACGGCGGCATCGTCGAGGCGCGTCCGCTGCCTCAGCCCACGATCGGCGACTACCTCGTCATCGGCGGAGCCGGCGCCTACGGCTACACGATGGCGAGCAACTACAACAGCAAGCCGCTGTGCGCCGAGGTGCTCATCGAGAACGGCCAGCCAAGGCTGATCCGTCGGGCGCAGACGGTGGACGATCTCTTGGCGGCGGAGCTTTAGAAAGAACTTCGAGCAATACTCTCGATGTCCTCTCCAATCCTCTCGTACTTCACTTCGCAGTAGTCGCCGTCTATCGCGTTGAGCATTCTGATAGGAGTTTCGCTTCTGTAGTCATCGACCTGCAGAATCAGGATACCCTCTTGGGGGGGAATGACTCCGTAGTCGTGAGCAACGTGGAAAAAATCGGGGCCTACTTGCGCAATCGAAACGTCTTGATCGCTAAGGCGTAACGTCAGTCGCACATCAGCCGAGAAAGCGTTAGCTGCCATATGCTGCTCTACTTGAAAAGAGTGTGCTTTCAAATGCCGTGCAAGTCAGCTCTTGGTTGCGCCGACTAAGCCGTCAATTAGAATCGACTTTACGACTTCGAATGGCAGCTCAACTAATGCTTGGCCAGCCTTGGTCCTTATCTCGTTGAGCCGTGACCGCCAGTATCCTTCGTTCCTTGCTGCAGAAAGAAACTCACATCCCTCCCACGTCAGCATCGGTCGACTGGTAGTCCAGACGTATGCGTTGCCTGCAACACACCACTGTGCCGAGATGCCTTCGACAAGCTTGGCTTGGTTGAGAAGCCAAATGTGGTAGTTCCAAATCTCTTCGTCGTATTGCTTCTGCTGGCTAAGCAGGGTGCCGGCTTCGATCTCCAACAACATCGATCGGATAAGGTCGAGATC from Botrimarina mediterranea encodes:
- the lysA gene encoding diaminopimelate decarboxylase, whose protein sequence is MSPILTHFAGVPIPQLAAEFGTPLYVYDAAMIRQRARDLAPFDVTRFAQKACSNLSILRLMRDEGVLVDAVSAGEIARALAAGYAPSEKDHDDAAIAAGHHPAIVYTADVFDRAAIDTVIEHDLPVNCGSPDMIDQYGERCQALGRRHGVTLRINPGFGHGHSQKTNTGGEGSKHGVWHTEVADCVARAERWGLRVTGVHMHIGSGTDMSHLHKVGEALERIALEVGSSVLTISAGGGLSTPYRGDEPPIDVAGYYNTWNAVRERLASAFGHAVNLEIEPGRYLVAESGALLTEVRAVKKQGTLNYVLVDAGFNNLARPAMYGAYHPVSMCPAGSGQDKEGGSSATTADCPPPTADFVIAGPLCESGDVFTQKDGGIVEARPLPQPTIGDYLVIGGAGAYGYTMASNYNSKPLCAEVLIENGQPRLIRRAQTVDDLLAAEL
- a CDS encoding DUF2513 domain-containing protein, whose protein sequence is MDSFVGRTNVTFRELEPVRVTDMAYQASEGPKEPAAPRAFTPLKRDLDLIRSMLLEIEAGTLLSQQKQYDEEIWNYHIWLLNQAKLVEGISAQWCVAGNAYVWTTSRPMLTWEGCEFLSAARNEGYWRSRLNEIRTKAGQALVELPFEVVKSILIDGLVGATKS